GGAAGGATGACGAATTAGTCATACTTTTATGAAAGTTTCAGTTTAATCCAAGTAACCCTCACTAACTTGGTCTAGCCATAAACTGAGGAACTCTTGTGGTGGTTAGTGAACATTTGTGATTAGTCATAACTGCTTGAATTGTGCACCTGAAAGTATTGGCTGAATTGTTGTCAGACAGCTCACTCTGTTTTGTCGGTTCCATTTATTGAGTGTCCAAATTACACATCCTGATAATGGTAATGAACTTATACGTATTGTCCTATGAATTTTGAGATTATTCTTTGATACTCTCTTTTGCTAATTTTCcttcatctctctctctcttaaaACTTCCAAGTAACAAAATTTGTTATTCATTCTATAGAAATAAATACactaaaatactcaaaaaattaaaacaatttgTCTTTTGTATTATTCATCAGACACAAATAGGTATGTGTTGCGTGGTTTAGCTGCTATCTTGACATTCCTCAGGTTTATTTTGCTGTGGCCTATATCTTTGCAGAACTACCTCAGTATCTTTTTAAATGGGGATTTTGCCGTGATGGTGGTATCATTGGGATAACTCAACCTAGACGTGTGGCTGCTATCACTGTTGCTAAACGCGTTGCTGAGGAATGTGGCGTTCCATTGGGTGAAAAGGTTGGATACGCTATTAGATTTGAAGATGTAACTTCTGGCCAAACAAAGATCAAATATATGACAGATGGTTTACTTCTGAGgtaataaggaaaaaaaatggtTTGATGCATAACATGTATGAGTATCGCTTTTCCGAAAGTTAAAAAAAGAGTAATATAACCATGATTATGAACTTAATTGTTGCATAAACAGGCATGTGTGGAGAGATTGTTCATGTTCCACATAGAGTTTACTTCACATGATCACATCACATGATAGAGCTATTTATGATTATCTAAAGCTGTATCTGGAAAAGTCAATTTGCAAATGGTGAATGATATGTCACTATTACAGGGAAGCATTATTGGATCCATATCTCTCCAAGTATTctgttattattgttgatgaAGCGCACGAGCGAACTATCCACACTGATGTATTGCTTGGATTGTTAAAGAATGTACAGAAAGCAAGGTCAAAATCTATTAATGGAGTGGAAAATACTGATCATAATAATTCTAACAACGGGCATGCCTTGGGGGAAGTGATTGACAATCAGAACGATGCTAGTTTGAAGCCTTGTCAAGCGAAGAAGTACAACCCATTGAAATTGATCATCATGTCAGCCAGTTTGGATGCACGAGTTTTCTCAGAGTACTTTGGTGGTGCAAAAGCTGTTCATGTTCAGGGACGGCAGTTTCCTGTTGATATATTCTACACCCATAAGCCTGAGACAGATTGCATAGATGCAGCTTTGATTACTATATTTCAGGTTTTTACATTGATCTTGTTGCTTCACAAATTAGAGTTTGAACTGATTGACAGTGTCATTAAATTTTCACAAAGGCGCAGCAGCTTTGTGCCTTttagcccgtttggatgggcttgaagttggtcaaaaccaaccttaaagcccctttttagcttttggacgtgtttgcctaatgctaactttaagccataaagttcttaaagtcagtcaaaaatgaaaagttaggattcctaacttttttttctaagtgcttaaagtcattttctttgaccatggaaattacttttatatcctttatattttaactaaatttccaaactaccctttttattcttttaaccctaaaattcacatcattttcctcatttaagcacttttatccaaacactcaactgcttatttataaaaataactttcagcacttcaaagttctaaaagcacttcatacataaaagttactttttttaagctcatccaaacgggctctttgTTGTTGCTTTCTCGTATTAACTTATTTAACATCTCATAGCTTGATTTGTTACTACATTGGCCTTTTAACATAGTTAAGTTTAATGTTTCACGTAGCACTGAGGGTTCAATTAGTCAAGTTTATAGTTTGTGATGTTGCTGAATGTCTTATTTTCTGGTCATTCCTTCAAACTTGTTTTGCTAGATACATCTAGAGGAGGGTCCTGGTGATGTACTTGTATTCCTTACTGGTCAAGAGGAGATTGAATCCGTTGAGAGGCTTATCCATGAACGCCTCCGACAATTACCTGAATGCAGTAGGAAGCTCTTAACTTTTCCCATATTTTCATCACTTCCCTCTGAGAAGCAAATGAGGGTTTTCATGCCTTCACCAGCTGGACATCGTAAGGTTGATTTGTTTCTTTGGATAgcttattttttgaatttttgagattgatATATTTTCCTTTTGTCTAATCTGGGATTGCATTTAGATCTTTGTGTAAAACATGACTTACATGAACTTCGTTGAATTGTTTAtaagataatataataattgttcGTGATATCCTCTGTTGGAAAAAGAAAGTTACTATAAACTTCGTCTTGCATCTATTTGTCTGAAAAAACAAAACTGAGTTGCAgttctttttttcaaaaaaggaaTAAGCCACTTGCCAAAATATTGGGTCCACTGAATTGAAATGATGCTTGAAAACTCGGTTCATGCACTCCATTTCATGAAAGAAAACAATTTCCATTCATTCCAATTCATGAAACTTTATATGCTTTAATTGATATTCCTCcgattattttatgaattccttCCATTACTTTTACATGACATGGTACATATGAGTATCATTGTCTTAGAAACATCTGTGTTTCACGTAGATGCCATGGTTTGGCTTGTACGGTTATGTCGAATGGATGTCGCTTTGGTGGGTGGGTATTTCGTGTGGATTCTTCAAATACAGTTTGGTTATATGCTGGCTTGTAGCCTTGTACTTGTTGCAATATGGGCTTAGCGTTGTGAATGtgcatttttattatttggctACGTTTAAAATAATGCTAACAAGTTCTTGATCTAGTTTCTCTGGTATGCTTGACGTGAAGTTTTCATGGCTTAATGTTCGGTATTTGCTCTGAGTTGGCAAGCTATGTCCACTAAAAAGCTTGAATCCCTATAAAAAGTCCGTCCCAACAATTTAgcctgaaaagaaaaaaagtgggGTAGAAGTTAAGTTTCTATTGAATTGAGTAAGATCAGATTTTAATTCTTTCATTTCGTATTTAGGTGATACTGGCAACAAATATTGCTGAGACATCGGTGACAATACCTGGAATTAGGTACGTTGTTGATCCTGGACTGGTGAAAGCCCGAACATATGATCCTAAGATGGGAGTTGATTCATTGATCATTGTCACAACATCTAAAGCTCAAGCTCTGCAAAGGAGGTAGGGTGCTTGCAAATGCATTTAAGTCTCAATACACATTGACTAAATCACCTCCTTTCCTGTACTGACTTCATTCAGAAGCATTTTTTGTCCAGCTTTTATAAAATATGGTGGTTTGAACCATAATTCTCTTTTTACTTTGCATTGTTCAAGGAAGCGCATATACCAATGAGGCCTCACATGcatgtcatatatatatttgacatGTGGGATAGGCTAAGGATATGTACTGGGATGTACTTATGCTTCGAAGATTTTTTTTACCTCGGATCTGTATCTGCCACTTGAGTACAAATATTATTCAAAGGGTCAACATAATATTGATGAGATCAACATAGGAAATAGGAGGATTGTAATTGGAAGCGTAATTTTCTTTTCGAAGCAGAGGAATTGTATAGGAGGATTCTTTTTCTGGTAACTGATAGAagcttaaaattttaaaattgcaATAAATAGAAGCAGCGTATTCTTTCCATTTGCCTAATATTTGGTGGGAAGAGTTATCCGGTACTTGTATTGGTGGGAAGGAGGAGGTACCAGGTGGAATAATTTTGCGTGCAATAAAAAAAGAGACAAAGCTAAACCTAAAAACTTTTGGGTGCAGCCTCTGAAGTAAAATCCATGGGAGGATGGTGCTCGAGAAGTTGAACCACTGCAGTAGGATTTATATATACAGAAGTGAAATGGATTACGTAACTTTACTCTATTTTGGTAATATTGTCTGTTAAATATCAGATCAAGACctaatttcttgaatttttatAGTGGACGTGCAGGACGTGATGGGCCTGGGAAATGCTATCGTTTGTATCAAGAAAGTTTCTTTGAGAAACTTACAGATTCTACGTTACCCGAGATTAAGAGATGTGACCTCTCGAATGTTGTATTGCAGCTCAAGGCTCTAGGCATTGATGATGTCATCAACTTTGACTTCATTGAAAAACCAGACAGGTGATTGCCCCAATGAGAGTGACAAGTCTTTCAGtgcatttttcaaatatatttggcTATCAGCATATATGATTGCCTTTTCTTTGAATTCTTAATCCCCAAAATTGTCCTATTTGCATGACTTAAGTTTGTGTGGCACATGTTTGACTATTAATTGGCATCTATCTCTAGCGTGGTGGTACTGTATCGTTTCACTACAcatattttacttaattttgccgtattttatgtataaaaacCATTTCGTATTTTGTTAAATTGATGAAGCACAAGGGAGAACATTCATACTATTTACTTCATCTGTATAACTGAAAAACCTGCATTTTCCTTGTGAAACTGATTGAACATCATCAGCACCGTTGGAATCTACCTTTTTGCTGGAAAATCCTTGTTTTTTCTTATAACCTATCTTACTAAATACCCCTCCTCTAAGTGATTCCACTGTTCATAAGAAGAGAAAAAACTAGTAATATACTCGACAGCAGCCTAACATTTTGCTGCCCCTTACATTATGGAGCAGAACATTGCACCACCTGCATGCGTTATTACATTACCGATGATGCAGGCATTCAATGCTTGAATGTTGTCGTGCAATTATTGTTTTCATCCTTGACTATAATTTCTTCCTCAATTATCTTTGAACAGGACTGCCGTAGTCAACTCATTGTGGTCTCTCTACTTGTTGGGTGCTGTAACAGAAGATAATAAACTCTCAGATGTTGGACGTCAAATGGCCAGGCTACCCCTTGATCCAGTCTATTCCAAGGCTCTCATTGTTGCTAGCCAATTTGGATGCTTGAAAGAAATGTTGATCTGTGTTGCAATGCTTTCAGTGGAATCTATTTTCTATGCACCACGTGAAAAGTTGGAAGAGGTAGTCCTTTGTGCTGCTAGTTGTTATTCATACCCCTCCCTCACCCCCACCCCCCCACCCACCCACTTTTCCCTTTCCCCTTTCTGTCTGTGTTAAAATATTTCCTTAAAATTTCTATTTGATGAAAAAGATTAGTTTATTAGTAGGTAAGTATGATTTTCTTCAAACTTATGTGCAAGAGGACTACATGAAAACAACATCTCAAGGAGTTCCTGTCCACAAAGTTCATCCAATCATTTATGCTGGAATATCTTGTGTGCTCAACATATAGTTAAAGATAACATGTTCATAGGATTGTAgcaaatttctttctttctataAGTCTAATGAGTGTCAAATTGTTTTATTTGATGCTTCCAGCTGTTAAGATAGCCTCTTATGCTGAACtttccattttttattttaaatccgCCGTCGTCATCCTAATAAAAAAAGAGATACTTTTGGTGGAAGTTAACTTAGCTGCATTGCTCTGGTGAGAATTGCCTTGTTCTCCCTCTTAAGCAGTCTTATGTAGTATAACAAACTTTTGTATGTTGCCGCAAGCAATGTACCTTGTTTCCTTCATCAATATTTCCATGATAAATTAGGTAATAAATTCCTCCATCTCTCTATCTCCCGATCATGAGAAAGCTTCTAAGGCTAATATCCCACAATATCCTACTATTGTCCGTCCCACCATGTTGAAAAAGCTAACAGATGAATCATTTCGGAGAAAGTTAGGAGATCTTTGGCAAACCACTAGACGGGCCTGGATTTAAAAGCTTTGCAGTTTGTTTGGTGATAAGTAAGTTGTCTTGGTTAGGATCTTCTATGCCCGTCTGTTTCCTGGCCCTTGAAAGTCACGCATTATAATATTGTGTATGAGATTGGGAGGTGAAGTACTTATTAAAAGAGATATAGACCAGTTTCATGCTCCCACATTCAGATATAGATTTTGTCAGTTAAAGGCTTTCAATAAGTCTGTCTAGTTGATAAGTGGGGTGTAGAGCTTAAAACTCGACCCTTTTTGAATTCGTGCGAGACATTTCCCTTTGAAGGTTTGACTCTTATAATGTTGATTTTGGCGGTGAATCTACAAAATTGACCTTCAATATTTTAATACCCAACCATTGGAGTAGATAAAAATTGTTCATGTCATTTTAACTGTTCcagttttgtttttctttaaatttcttaatCTGTCTGTTAAGTTCAAGTTAATCGTGTGCCATGAAATGGTGAATGGACTGTAGAAGAATTTGTATGCAGTTTTAGTAACTGTTGTCTTCAAGTAGTATCTTGTTCTTGTGTTATTGACTTTTCTCTTTTCCTGTGTGATCTTTCAACTTAGCAGTCACCTCGACTTTGTTGATGTGTTATATTAATTTTGGCATATCATATAAATAGAAAACACTCTGAACAATTTTACCTGTTTTCGCCAGTCACGAAATGCATTGAAAAGCTTTGCAAGTCCAGAGGGGGATCATCTGACATTGCTTAATGTATACCGCACTGCTGATGAGTTCTTTCAGAAGAATAAGATGGTAAATAGTGAAGAAAAAGCTGAAAAGAATCTTCGAAAATGGTGCAAGGATAACTATATCAACAGTCGCTCTCTAAAACATGCTCGTGATATCCACAGGTAGGCATTATGTACTTCAACTTCAAGGAAAATTATTGAAGATCTCTTCTGCTATATGACTTATTCCACCTCCACAGTTACTTTTAGAGAAAATGATAAAACACACACCTGAAGTATCACGTTTTTGCGAGATTCCTACCTGAACTATCAAGTGTTCACTTTTCCAATGAACTATCACCAACTATTTGTCAAAACACACCTGAACTATTAATTGCTCCCTTTTCCTACCGTTCAGTTTTTGACCAttaactcttcttttttttatgcGTTACATTCTTTATGCTCATGCTTGTCGTATTTCACTGTTATATGATGTATTTGTTGCTTCTTCTCATTTGCTCGGGTCCCTGAGCATGTGAAAAATCTTAAGCTTTCTATTTATGTTGCAGTCAAATTGTGAGGAATGTTGAACAAATGGGTCTTCGCGTCACTTCTTGTGAAGATGATATGCTTCTCCTCCGCAGATCCCTTGCTGCCTCGTTTTTTCTTAAAGTAGCTATGAAGCAGCCTGATGGTGCATACAGGTAAAGATTTGTGAATCAGTGTATCTGTTTGGATTTCTATGACATATTATCTACTCGTTCCTGTATCTGACATTCATTTTAACTATCTACTGGCAGGGTCACGTTAAGTGGTTTGATTGTCCAAATACACCCGTCTTCTGTCCTGTTCCGAGCCAAGCCAGAGTGTATAGTTTTCAATGAACTAGTTCATACTAACCATAGTTATGTCCGTAATGTTTCCAGAATCGATTACTTGTGGCTCTTTGAGCTGGCTCCCCACTTGTATGCCGTGCAAGACTAAATGTGTTTCATTgccatattattatttatattggtAAGATATCCCTTCCTTCAACAACATACcagtgtaattccacaagtggggtttggagGATTGAGACGTACACAGATTTTACCCCTACATTTGTGGGGTAAGATGTTTtcgaccctcggctcaaaaggaATGTTGTCAATTTTGCCTACTGTGGTTTTACCAATTTCTCAGTTTCAACAGCCTTGATGAGATCCATCTGATTAGTTTTCGTCATTTGTATGTTGTGAAATCGTCTTTGTAGTAAATGTTTTTTGCTGCTTCTCTCTTGAGGGATACTACATGGATGTGTCGAAAACATGATTAGAAAGATCTCACTTTTGTTTACTTAGACGCCTCTTTCTTATCGAAGATT
This DNA window, taken from Solanum dulcamara chromosome 3, daSolDulc1.2, whole genome shotgun sequence, encodes the following:
- the LOC129882022 gene encoding pre-mRNA-splicing factor ATP-dependent RNA helicase DEAH10 — translated: MPSMAGNNFSRNTHQHQTKGDFFSRKQKIEQQRKNLPIAEVERRLVEEVRNNDTLIIVGETGSGKTTQLPQYLFKWGFCRDGGIIGITQPRRVAAITVAKRVAEECGVPLGEKVGYAIRFEDVTSGQTKIKYMTDGLLLREALLDPYLSKYSVIIVDEAHERTIHTDVLLGLLKNVQKARSKSINGVENTDHNNSNNGHALGEVIDNQNDASLKPCQAKKYNPLKLIIMSASLDARVFSEYFGGAKAVHVQGRQFPVDIFYTHKPETDCIDAALITIFQIHLEEGPGDVLVFLTGQEEIESVERLIHERLRQLPECSRKLLTFPIFSSLPSEKQMRVFMPSPAGHRKVILATNIAETSVTIPGIRYVVDPGLVKARTYDPKMGVDSLIIVTTSKAQALQRSGRAGRDGPGKCYRLYQESFFEKLTDSTLPEIKRCDLSNVVLQLKALGIDDVINFDFIEKPDRTAVVNSLWSLYLLGAVTEDNKLSDVGRQMARLPLDPVYSKALIVASQFGCLKEMLICVAMLSVESIFYAPREKLEESRNALKSFASPEGDHLTLLNVYRTADEFFQKNKMVNSEEKAEKNLRKWCKDNYINSRSLKHARDIHSQIVRNVEQMGLRVTSCEDDMLLLRRSLAASFFLKVAMKQPDGAYRVTLSGLIVQIHPSSVLFRAKPECIVFNELVHTNHSYVRNVSRIDYLWLFELAPHLYAVQD